From a region of the Pseudanabaena sp. ABRG5-3 genome:
- a CDS encoding GMC oxidoreductase produces MIIDARSLPSEDSLETHVCIIGAGPAGLTLAREFANQNFQVTLLESGGFEFDPEIQSLSMGTVIGDPYPELSRTRRRQFGGTSHTWEGQNGYKEYGFRCLPLDAIDFEQRDWLPYSGWPFTRTDLDPFYERAHQVCQIGPYAYKAEDWEDQRAVRLPFKSDRISTSMSQYGLRYPFTEEYPQQIKQTPNITTIIYASVVEIVTDESNQTVTRLRIASSKDKQFWLTAKIFILATGGLENARLLLASNHQQTSGLGNQYDVVGRYFMDRPILSCSLLPYDHKLLEKTALYDIYRTKGVPVMARVHLTEDFMRREHILNNGAQLFPRPQQRQREATLALRDLVSAIRDRQPLQNITQNLSAILRGSDYILAAGVWAAIRKIPALRRGDWSYLPYEKQRFSQFEIFYQIEQAPNPNNRVMLGAERDFLGQNKLEIHWRLNPIDIQNAIRVQEIWAEEFDKAGLGKLQFADKFEDWKFENRAMHHHMGTTRINNDPKQGVVDANCKIHGISNLFVAGSSVFPTAGYSNPTLTIIALSLRLADHIKTLIH; encoded by the coding sequence ATGATTATTGATGCAAGATCACTACCCTCCGAAGACAGTCTTGAAACCCATGTTTGTATTATTGGTGCTGGACCAGCAGGGCTGACCTTAGCGCGTGAGTTTGCTAATCAAAACTTTCAAGTTACCTTACTAGAAAGTGGTGGATTTGAATTTGATCCAGAAATCCAATCCCTTAGTATGGGAACGGTAATTGGCGATCCCTATCCTGAATTAAGCAGAACCCGCCGCCGTCAATTTGGTGGAACTTCGCATACTTGGGAAGGACAAAATGGTTATAAAGAATATGGGTTTCGCTGTCTTCCCCTAGATGCGATTGACTTTGAACAAAGAGATTGGCTTCCCTATAGTGGTTGGCCATTTACAAGAACAGATCTTGATCCTTTTTATGAACGGGCGCATCAGGTTTGCCAAATAGGTCCCTATGCCTACAAAGCTGAGGATTGGGAAGATCAGCGAGCAGTACGTTTACCTTTTAAAAGCGATCGCATCAGTACATCCATGAGTCAGTATGGACTCCGCTATCCATTTACAGAGGAATATCCTCAGCAAATTAAGCAAACTCCTAATATCACCACGATTATCTATGCCAGCGTGGTAGAAATCGTGACCGATGAAAGCAATCAGACTGTTACTCGCTTGCGGATTGCTTCATCAAAGGATAAACAGTTTTGGTTAACAGCAAAGATATTTATCCTCGCAACTGGTGGGTTAGAAAATGCACGTCTATTGCTAGCATCGAACCATCAGCAAACATCAGGATTAGGCAATCAGTATGATGTGGTGGGGCGATATTTTATGGATCGTCCAATCCTAAGCTGCTCTCTCCTTCCTTACGATCATAAGCTTTTAGAAAAAACAGCACTTTATGATATTTATCGTACTAAGGGTGTACCTGTCATGGCGAGGGTTCATCTCACAGAAGATTTCATGCGCCGTGAACATATTTTGAATAATGGCGCTCAGCTATTTCCTAGACCTCAACAGCGTCAACGGGAAGCAACTTTAGCCCTGAGGGATTTGGTATCGGCAATTCGCGATCGCCAGCCCTTACAAAATATAACCCAGAATTTAAGCGCGATATTACGTGGCAGTGACTACATCCTTGCGGCGGGAGTCTGGGCTGCGATCAGAAAGATCCCTGCTCTCCGTCGTGGCGATTGGTCGTATTTACCTTATGAAAAACAGAGATTCTCACAATTTGAAATCTTCTACCAAATTGAGCAAGCTCCTAATCCTAATAATAGAGTGATGTTAGGTGCAGAGCGAGATTTTCTCGGACAAAATAAACTTGAAATTCACTGGCGATTGAATCCAATTGATATTCAAAATGCTATTCGGGTACAAGAAATTTGGGCTGAGGAGTTTGATAAGGCAGGACTAGGTAAATTACAGTTTGCTGACAAATTTGAAGATTGGAAATTTGAAAACCGTGCGATGCACCATCATATGGGAACAACGCGTATCAATAATGATCCCAAACAAGGAGTCGTTGACGCTAATTGTAAGATACATGGGATATCCAACCTATTTGTTGCGGGCAGTTCTGTTTTCCCTACGGCTGGATATTCTAATCCGACATTAACGATCATTGCTTTATCTCTAAGACTAGCCGACCATATCAAAACTCTGATTCATTGA
- a CDS encoding NAD-dependent epimerase/dehydratase family protein, with protein sequence MMKIGIVGATGFVGNRATEVFLAQGHEVRPVVRSASSADRLTIKNLDYQIASAFDQSQLADAFKGCDVVIHSILGSPGLIRGSVEPTYKAAQKAGVRRIIYLSSMIVHRSAPAIGTTEASPLVEKQQFPAHPAKIYAERKLLKLREKGSVEVVIFRPGIVFGPRSRWVSDLASQLSQGTAYFINEGQGICNSVYIDNLIHGIQLGISTPSADGEAFFVGDRERVTWFDFYRPFAEAFGVDPAQIPSLPIPEFHHSRKRELISAVTNSQFVQKFLASVPEDFKQNLKNIVPKRNKSSVAVIPQVEEVKQVEHKPTPVVNEMMAELQQSQYKLPFDKAERILGYEPIVSFDEGCRLSIDWLSQLKQFETILKK encoded by the coding sequence ATGATGAAAATTGGTATTGTAGGAGCCACTGGATTTGTTGGTAATCGTGCCACCGAAGTTTTTCTTGCCCAAGGTCATGAGGTACGTCCAGTTGTGCGTTCTGCGTCTAGTGCCGATCGTCTCACAATCAAAAATTTAGACTATCAGATTGCTAGCGCCTTTGATCAATCTCAGTTAGCAGATGCTTTTAAAGGATGCGATGTCGTAATTCACTCCATCTTAGGTAGTCCTGGATTAATACGCGGTAGTGTTGAACCTACCTATAAAGCTGCTCAAAAGGCAGGAGTCCGTCGCATTATTTATTTAAGCTCGATGATTGTTCATCGCTCTGCACCTGCAATCGGTACTACTGAGGCTAGTCCCCTTGTCGAAAAGCAACAATTTCCTGCCCATCCCGCTAAAATTTATGCAGAGCGCAAGCTACTCAAATTACGGGAAAAAGGCTCAGTAGAAGTAGTCATCTTTCGTCCAGGAATTGTATTTGGTCCGCGATCGCGTTGGGTATCAGACTTGGCTAGTCAGCTTTCTCAAGGAACCGCATACTTCATTAATGAAGGTCAAGGCATTTGTAATAGTGTCTATATTGATAATCTCATTCATGGGATTCAACTGGGGATCTCAACTCCATCGGCTGATGGGGAAGCTTTTTTTGTAGGCGATCGCGAGCGGGTGACATGGTTCGATTTTTATCGTCCCTTTGCAGAAGCTTTTGGAGTCGATCCCGCTCAGATTCCCAGTCTTCCAATTCCTGAATTTCATCATAGCCGCAAGCGAGAATTGATCAGTGCCGTGACTAATTCACAATTTGTGCAGAAATTTTTAGCCTCAGTTCCTGAAGATTTCAAGCAAAATCTCAAGAATATAGTTCCTAAACGCAATAAATCTTCAGTAGCTGTAATTCCGCAAGTTGAAGAAGTTAAACAAGTTGAGCATAAGCCAACACCTGTCGTAAATGAGATGATGGCAGAATTGCAGCAGTCGCAATATAAACTTCCTTTTGATAAAGCAGAGAGAATATTGGGCTATGAACCAATCGTTTCGTTTGATGAAGGCTGCCGTCTTTCTATAGATTGGTTATCGCAATTAAAGCAATTTGAGACAATCCTTAAAAAGTAG
- a CDS encoding Gfo/Idh/MocA family protein has product MSFKIAIAGAGHIANVHAQAVKNQGGQVVAVIEKFLDKATAFTQKFAIAHQYSTIEEALAEAKFDALVIGTPNFLHAPQTIAALKAGVPVMVEKPMALNAIESAEVIEASLRSQTVLVVAHCWRFDEEVRWLRSQADQLGKIIRTKSYGVHTYWGPGGWFIDKQMAGGGAIADVGIHAIDTARFLLGDPQPVSVFAKIGTYYQNFDVDDTGVIIINWDNGATSYIESGWWQPYVDSPLAGTQIYGTKGFGQIFPTRLLLPNTQKANSGARDLLNRLLSKLKQQKGLTEVKSGFKFPRKDHFPQAMYDRQMAHFFDCIKTKRTPISGGLEGSINMQIVDAAYASAKTGQVVEITGIT; this is encoded by the coding sequence ATGAGTTTCAAGATTGCAATTGCTGGAGCAGGGCATATTGCTAATGTTCATGCGCAAGCTGTAAAAAATCAAGGAGGGCAAGTAGTAGCAGTAATTGAAAAATTTCTCGATAAGGCTACTGCTTTTACGCAAAAATTTGCGATCGCCCATCAATATTCCACGATTGAAGAAGCCCTTGCTGAAGCTAAATTTGATGCTTTAGTAATTGGTACTCCTAATTTTTTACATGCACCACAGACGATCGCTGCCCTAAAGGCAGGAGTTCCTGTCATGGTTGAAAAGCCGATGGCACTCAATGCCATTGAAAGTGCAGAGGTCATAGAGGCTAGCCTGCGATCTCAAACCGTTTTAGTAGTAGCCCACTGCTGGCGCTTTGATGAAGAGGTGCGATGGTTGCGATCGCAGGCTGATCAACTTGGTAAAATTATCCGCACTAAAAGCTACGGTGTGCATACCTACTGGGGCCCTGGGGGCTGGTTTATTGACAAGCAAATGGCTGGAGGTGGCGCGATCGCCGATGTTGGCATTCATGCGATCGATACAGCCAGATTTTTACTTGGCGATCCGCAACCTGTTAGTGTATTTGCCAAAATTGGGACATATTACCAAAATTTCGATGTCGATGATACAGGTGTAATTATCATTAATTGGGATAATGGGGCAACTTCTTACATTGAATCAGGCTGGTGGCAACCCTATGTTGATAGCCCCCTCGCAGGGACACAGATTTATGGTACAAAGGGATTCGGTCAGATCTTTCCTACACGATTGCTGTTACCAAATACCCAAAAAGCAAATAGCGGCGCTCGAGATCTCCTCAATCGCCTACTATCTAAGCTTAAGCAGCAAAAAGGATTAACAGAGGTCAAATCTGGTTTCAAGTTCCCACGCAAAGATCACTTTCCCCAAGCTATGTACGATCGCCAAATGGCACATTTCTTTGATTGTATTAAAACTAAGCGCACACCTATCTCTGGAGGACTGGAAGGATCAATCAATATGCAGATTGTCGATGCAGCCTATGCAAGTGCAAAAACAGGGCAAGTAGTGGAAATAACAGGAATTACATAA
- a CDS encoding glycosyltransferase, producing MIDHNLEKVSGQNKVGQFNHFFLTKFNVRSFPELRPGCEPEWLERRFNLFDQFCFPSVSKQANQNFKWLVFFDIDTPEPFKQKIADYTKKWENFVPVYLDCPLPYGGFPDEVRTVVRQYIPEDCEYLITTWLDNDDAIHKDYVQLIQDNFEPKDGETLNFFFGYQLAEGKLYFDFELANHFISLIEKYNPESFNTCLCRPHKELYEVCKSAKKIFCKPLWIEVVHGSNYMNVYRRGFRVPVRNILEDYSFEPEKPKDQEKTIPFLLEQAKISIFFPYYFLRKVFLRIKHKQLDELAMSRFEFKKY from the coding sequence ATGATTGATCATAATCTTGAAAAAGTTAGTGGACAGAATAAAGTGGGACAATTTAATCATTTTTTTCTAACTAAATTTAATGTTAGAAGTTTCCCAGAACTCAGACCTGGTTGTGAACCTGAGTGGCTTGAACGCAGATTCAATCTATTTGATCAATTCTGTTTTCCCTCTGTCTCTAAACAGGCTAATCAAAATTTTAAATGGCTAGTTTTTTTTGATATTGATACCCCTGAGCCTTTTAAACAAAAAATTGCTGACTATACCAAAAAATGGGAAAATTTTGTCCCAGTCTACTTAGACTGTCCTCTACCCTATGGAGGATTTCCTGATGAGGTAAGAACTGTTGTACGTCAATATATTCCAGAAGACTGCGAATACCTGATTACAACTTGGTTGGATAATGACGATGCTATCCATAAAGACTATGTGCAACTGATCCAAGACAACTTTGAGCCGAAAGATGGAGAGACATTAAACTTTTTCTTTGGCTACCAGTTAGCCGAGGGTAAACTCTACTTTGATTTTGAACTTGCCAATCACTTCATTAGCTTGATCGAAAAATATAATCCTGAATCGTTTAATACCTGTCTATGCCGACCTCACAAAGAACTCTATGAAGTTTGCAAATCTGCCAAAAAGATATTCTGTAAGCCTCTGTGGATTGAAGTTGTGCATGGTTCTAACTACATGAATGTCTATCGGCGAGGCTTCCGCGTACCAGTTAGAAATATTTTGGAGGACTATTCCTTTGAACCCGAGAAGCCTAAGGATCAAGAGAAAACTATCCCATTTCTGCTTGAGCAGGCAAAGATTTCTATCTTCTTTCCCTACTATTTTCTTAGAAAGGTGTTTTTGCGAATTAAGCACAAACAGTTAGATGAATTGGCAATGAGTCGCTTTGAATTCAAAAAATATTAA
- a CDS encoding NAD-dependent epimerase/dehydratase family protein: MKILITGGAGFIGKWLIEKLPPEFEVVVIDSLDPQVHTKLQDFTPELKARANCIKADIQDIANYKDLIEGTDVVVHLVAQTGTGQSMYEISRYVQDNANGTAKLLELISTLSHKPKRVVLSSSRAVYGDGAYTDGKSVLYPKGRSLENLQRGIWEVCSTDGEILQPLPMRETYLTKPTSVYGLTKLWQEQLLEIYCESQAIDLVTLRFQNVYGPKQELGNPYTGIIGIFTNAISQGNPLELFEDGLVTRDFVFVGDIADAIIKSITTDKTLNTTINVGSGYAVTLIDVVETIAHLLDKKADFTISGRFRIGDIRHAVADMSHYETQLGKWQPTSLKDGLAQYLDWYLHQEPLNPNVLQESLKEMERKGLLQTKKTS, translated from the coding sequence ATGAAAATTCTCATTACTGGCGGCGCAGGTTTTATTGGTAAATGGTTGATTGAAAAACTTCCACCTGAATTTGAAGTTGTTGTCATTGATTCACTAGATCCCCAAGTCCATACCAAATTACAGGACTTTACACCAGAGCTAAAGGCTCGTGCTAACTGTATCAAAGCTGATATTCAAGATATTGCCAATTACAAAGACCTTATTGAAGGGACAGATGTTGTTGTACATTTAGTCGCACAAACTGGCACTGGACAGTCAATGTACGAAATTAGTCGCTATGTTCAGGACAATGCTAATGGTACGGCAAAGCTACTGGAGTTGATTTCTACACTCAGTCACAAACCAAAGCGTGTGGTTCTATCTTCAAGTCGTGCGGTCTATGGTGATGGAGCTTATACCGATGGAAAGTCAGTACTTTACCCTAAGGGAAGAAGTTTAGAGAACTTACAACGTGGTATTTGGGAAGTTTGTAGTACTGATGGTGAGATCCTACAGCCCTTACCAATGCGGGAGACCTATCTCACTAAACCAACTTCGGTCTATGGTTTAACGAAATTATGGCAAGAGCAGCTATTAGAAATTTACTGTGAGAGTCAAGCGATCGATTTAGTGACACTGCGGTTTCAAAATGTATATGGTCCTAAGCAAGAGCTAGGAAATCCCTACACTGGCATTATTGGCATTTTTACGAATGCGATTTCTCAAGGTAATCCGCTAGAACTGTTTGAAGATGGATTAGTGACGCGAGATTTTGTATTTGTTGGTGATATCGCTGATGCCATTATCAAGTCTATTACTACTGACAAAACATTGAATACTACAATTAACGTTGGTAGTGGATATGCCGTGACCCTGATCGATGTTGTCGAAACGATCGCCCATTTATTAGATAAAAAAGCAGACTTCACCATATCAGGTCGCTTCCGTATCGGTGATATTCGCCATGCTGTTGCGGATATGAGCCACTACGAAACTCAACTGGGCAAATGGCAACCTACTTCCTTAAAAGATGGGCTTGCCCAATATCTAGATTGGTATCTGCATCAAGAGCCTCTTAATCCGAATGTTTTACAGGAATCTCTAAAGGAGATGGAACGTAAGGGATTATTGCAAACTAAAAAAACTAGCTAG
- a CDS encoding glycosyltransferase family 4 protein — protein sequence MKVLHLSTSDIDNGGARAAYRLNQGLQSIGCSSQMLVRAKFSNDRSVIPDKSILTKLSPPISGLLLRLYPKHKYDTFSPQWFPDVLASRVAQIKPDIINLHWVCNGYLRIETLPKFKKPLVWTLHDMWPFTGGCVYTQECEKYKVSCGSCPQLGSDRANDLSHWVWQRKIKAWKNLNLTIVTTSSWMADCAKASSIFQNTRVETIPLGLDTETYKPIDRSIARQLLNLPQDKQLILFGAVNPTSDPRKGFQLLQPALQQIAQYGWQDRVELAVFGASKPEQEIDLGFKTNYLGYFKDDLSLSLVYSAADVTIVPSIQEAFGQTASESMACGTPVVAFSNTGVRDIVDHQQNGYLVTPFEITDLAQGIIWVLEDKERHQKLQIHARAKSLREFANDVQARRYLSLYEDIAGLNS from the coding sequence ATGAAAGTTTTACATCTGAGTACCTCTGATATTGATAATGGAGGCGCAAGGGCGGCTTATCGATTAAATCAGGGATTACAGTCCATAGGATGCTCTTCTCAAATGCTGGTGCGGGCTAAGTTTAGTAATGATCGCAGTGTCATTCCTGACAAATCAATCTTGACTAAATTAAGTCCCCCAATATCTGGACTACTACTGCGGCTTTATCCAAAACACAAATACGACACTTTCTCGCCTCAATGGTTTCCTGATGTTCTTGCCTCAAGAGTTGCTCAGATCAAGCCAGATATCATTAATCTACATTGGGTTTGTAATGGCTATCTGCGAATTGAGACCTTGCCTAAATTCAAAAAACCCTTAGTTTGGACATTACATGATATGTGGCCATTTACAGGTGGCTGTGTCTACACACAAGAGTGCGAAAAATACAAAGTATCTTGTGGTAGTTGTCCACAATTAGGTAGCGATCGCGCTAATGATCTCTCCCATTGGGTCTGGCAACGCAAAATCAAGGCTTGGAAAAACCTCAATCTCACCATTGTGACGACTTCTTCATGGATGGCAGATTGTGCTAAAGCTAGCTCGATTTTTCAAAATACAAGAGTAGAAACAATTCCTCTAGGGCTAGACACCGAGACATATAAACCGATTGATCGTTCTATAGCCCGTCAGTTGCTAAATCTTCCACAGGATAAGCAACTAATTCTTTTTGGAGCGGTTAATCCAACTTCTGATCCCAGAAAAGGATTTCAGCTATTGCAACCTGCGCTTCAGCAAATCGCTCAATATGGCTGGCAAGATCGTGTAGAGTTAGCTGTTTTTGGTGCATCTAAACCAGAACAAGAAATCGATTTGGGATTTAAAACCAATTATTTGGGATATTTCAAGGATGATCTTTCTCTATCATTAGTTTATTCAGCCGCCGATGTAACGATTGTGCCATCAATTCAAGAAGCCTTTGGGCAAACTGCTTCTGAGTCTATGGCTTGTGGTACTCCTGTGGTTGCATTTAGTAATACTGGAGTGAGAGATATTGTCGATCATCAGCAAAATGGCTATTTAGTAACTCCATTTGAAATTACCGATCTGGCTCAAGGGATTATCTGGGTACTTGAAGACAAGGAACGCCATCAAAAATTGCAGATTCATGCTAGAGCCAAAAGTTTACGAGAGTTTGCCAATGATGTGCAGGCTCGTCGATACTTATCCTTATACGAAGACATTGCAGGTCTAAATAGTTAA
- a CDS encoding decaprenyl-phosphate phosphoribosyltransferase, translating to MAIEKEEQDLEADVDFNVSYPQKSTKPSSVKLLSAYLKALRPRQWTKNLVVFAAPLFAFEITTKSLWGGLLAFCLFCAASSSFYLINDIIDVKSDRQHPVKSKRPIASGLVSVPAAIAMAIILLTSALTISWWRDSGLGLAILSYAILQVAYNLRLKRTVILDVVAIAIGFILRACAGAAATGIVLSSWFILCTAMLALFLGIEKRKAELRLSELRGKKSRAVLQRYSLSLLNRMETVATNGTIITYALWSSGPVVRGASTSWMLVTLPFVMYGIFRYQLLSDPQEIARRSTDTELGGQTERPEEVLLNDQPILMTVLTWIATTFGILVLKKYGLIS from the coding sequence ATGGCGATCGAAAAAGAAGAGCAAGATTTAGAGGCTGATGTTGACTTCAATGTAAGTTATCCTCAGAAATCAACGAAACCATCAAGTGTCAAGTTGTTGTCTGCATATTTAAAAGCCTTGCGACCAAGGCAATGGACTAAAAACTTAGTTGTATTTGCAGCTCCACTTTTTGCCTTTGAAATCACGACTAAATCTTTGTGGGGCGGATTACTTGCCTTTTGCCTTTTTTGTGCCGCTTCCAGCAGCTTTTATTTGATTAACGATATTATTGACGTTAAGTCCGATCGCCAACATCCTGTCAAGTCAAAACGCCCGATCGCATCTGGATTAGTTTCTGTTCCTGCGGCGATCGCGATGGCAATTATCCTTTTGACCTCAGCCTTGACGATTAGTTGGTGGCGTGACTCAGGGTTAGGATTAGCGATCTTAAGTTATGCAATTCTTCAAGTTGCTTATAACCTCCGCCTCAAACGTACAGTTATTTTAGATGTCGTTGCTATTGCTATTGGTTTCATTCTTAGAGCATGTGCTGGAGCTGCGGCTACAGGTATTGTTCTGTCTTCATGGTTTATTCTCTGTACTGCTATGCTTGCCCTATTTTTAGGTATTGAAAAGCGCAAGGCTGAACTGAGACTATCAGAACTAAGGGGCAAGAAATCTCGTGCTGTCCTCCAACGCTATTCCTTATCTCTCCTAAATCGAATGGAAACCGTAGCAACCAATGGCACGATTATTACCTATGCACTTTGGAGTTCTGGACCAGTTGTTCGTGGAGCCTCCACATCATGGATGCTAGTTACACTACCATTTGTCATGTATGGTATTTTTCGCTATCAATTGTTGAGCGATCCCCAAGAGATTGCCCGTCGTAGTACTGATACTGAGTTAGGAGGACAAACCGAGCGCCCAGAGGAAGTTTTGTTAAATGATCAACCGATACTAATGACCGTATTAACTTGGATTGCCACAACATTTGGGATTTTAGTTTTAAAAAAATATGGACTTATCTCTTGA
- a CDS encoding YqeG family HAD IIIA-type phosphatase — MASFLTRADTLASIDLNRLVSLGIKGVILDLDNTIISEDDRYLSPHAEDWIARAKDVGLQFFFLSNGKRRYRVEYWSHHLNIPAISPAKKPFPSAFHKAMKHMQLESQQVIVIGDSRHTDVLGAWLSGCRSIQVASLPHPPRWWEKLLGKYVQTPYPKKLELWDYQASNHNQN; from the coding sequence ATGGCTTCCTTTCTCACTAGGGCAGATACTTTAGCTTCTATTGATCTTAATCGTTTAGTATCGTTGGGAATTAAAGGGGTTATCCTCGATTTAGATAACACAATTATTTCTGAGGATGATCGTTATCTATCACCTCATGCTGAAGATTGGATCGCACGAGCAAAAGATGTAGGATTGCAATTTTTCTTTTTGTCAAATGGCAAAAGGCGCTATCGTGTGGAGTATTGGTCTCACCACTTAAATATACCTGCAATTAGTCCAGCCAAAAAGCCATTTCCGAGTGCATTTCACAAAGCAATGAAGCATATGCAGCTTGAATCACAACAAGTTATCGTAATTGGAGATAGTCGCCATACAGATGTTCTTGGGGCATGGCTATCAGGTTGTCGCAGTATTCAAGTTGCCTCTCTACCGCATCCACCTCGCTGGTGGGAAAAACTGTTAGGAAAATATGTCCAAACTCCCTATCCTAAAAAACTTGAACTTTGGGATTATCAAGCCTCAAATCACAATCAAAACTAG
- a CDS encoding SMR family transporter → MQSFLISSILILITVGLNTIAQALLKLGSGQNPLNFYLLGGLFAYGLSTVFYIVVLGKFNLSVAYPVIIGLTVLATTMTGAFLLGEKVATVQWFGIGLMLSGISAIALGKVN, encoded by the coding sequence ATGCAAAGTTTTCTTATTTCGTCAATACTTATTTTAATTACAGTAGGACTCAATACCATAGCCCAAGCACTTCTTAAATTAGGTTCTGGTCAAAATCCATTAAATTTCTATTTATTAGGAGGCTTATTCGCTTATGGTTTAAGTACAGTATTTTACATTGTAGTTTTAGGTAAATTTAATCTCTCAGTAGCTTATCCCGTTATCATTGGTTTAACGGTTTTGGCAACTACTATGACAGGAGCTTTTTTATTAGGAGAAAAAGTAGCAACCGTTCAATGGTTTGGAATTGGACTTATGTTAAGTGGGATATCTGCGATCGCATTAGGTAAAGTTAATTAA
- a CDS encoding acyltransferase family protein gives MQNLFKLNNLQLSMVVNNHKQKTQKFEGFDFLRAIFAIAIVADHAGLFSVATIQELTFATDILYANFSYVAVPVFFQISLFLFYFKGKNLELSSFFQKRIVKLIYLYLFWVSTFTFLKILFTKGLTGFTNFDSLSIRNILEFIISGGNSPLYFFFSLIFITSLAAVITFLRKKIANDSLQLVISYCLLTLFCLLILSFSFTDLVVNLIGSQEISAMTAISNIARWNYNPLNFLPYLFTASITVQEFYQGDLQKQTLHLSKKLWSLFFLFLIFTLLEWFLLKNLFHYSRLSLVFGSWLLLYLALISKQKPAYTVSLVSNLSLGIYVTHLFLTHVFWIEAPNFSNAIFELLPRLYVIVRFLIVLGASIAITYLLKKTKLLNKFV, from the coding sequence ATGCAAAACTTATTTAAATTAAATAATTTACAACTGAGCATGGTCGTTAATAATCACAAGCAAAAAACACAAAAGTTTGAGGGATTTGATTTCTTAAGGGCAATTTTTGCGATCGCTATAGTTGCCGACCATGCTGGTCTCTTTTCTGTTGCAACTATACAAGAGCTAACCTTTGCAACAGATATTTTGTATGCTAATTTTAGCTATGTTGCAGTTCCAGTATTTTTTCAAATATCCCTATTTTTATTTTATTTTAAAGGTAAAAATCTAGAACTTAGTAGCTTTTTTCAAAAAAGAATAGTTAAACTAATTTATCTTTATCTTTTTTGGGTTTCTACTTTTACATTTTTAAAAATATTATTTACAAAAGGATTAACTGGTTTTACTAACTTTGATTCTTTATCGATAAGAAATATCCTTGAATTCATAATTAGTGGTGGTAATTCACCACTTTATTTCTTCTTTTCATTGATCTTTATAACTTCTCTTGCTGCTGTAATAACTTTCTTGCGTAAGAAAATAGCAAATGACTCACTGCAATTAGTTATTAGTTACTGCCTACTTACTTTGTTTTGTTTGTTAATACTTTCTTTTTCATTCACTGATCTTGTTGTTAATCTTATTGGTAGTCAAGAAATATCTGCTATGACAGCAATATCTAATATTGCCCGTTGGAACTATAACCCTTTAAATTTTTTACCTTACCTATTTACTGCATCAATTACTGTGCAAGAGTTCTATCAGGGTGATTTACAAAAACAAACTCTACACTTGAGCAAGAAACTATGGAGTTTGTTTTTTCTGTTTTTGATATTTACTTTGTTGGAGTGGTTTTTACTTAAGAATTTATTTCACTATTCGAGACTTTCTCTTGTATTTGGATCATGGTTACTTCTATATCTTGCATTAATATCAAAACAAAAACCTGCATATACTGTTTCTCTTGTGTCAAATCTATCATTAGGTATTTATGTAACACATTTATTTCTTACACATGTTTTTTGGATAGAAGCTCCAAACTTCTCTAATGCAATTTTTGAGTTGTTACCTAGATTATATGTAATAGTTAGATTTTTAATTGTCTTAGGAGCTTCTATAGCTATAACCTACCTTTTGAAAAAGACTAAATTGCTAAACAAGTTTGTCTGA
- a CDS encoding acyltransferase, with protein MNPKLFLKWLVWRYQKSQLGTIGEFSNVSILADIRGDKKNIFLGDNVTICKYATLEVDLSKSDKSKIIIGDNTLISSFAILRTYGGTIQIGNSSFVNSFSVLYGHGDLIIGNGCLIAPQVTIVPVNYGLQDRDIPFRQQSPTLKGIIIEDDVWIGAGVTILDGCTIGKGSVIGAGAVVTKNVEPYSIVGGIPAKKIRMRE; from the coding sequence ATGAATCCTAAATTGTTTCTAAAATGGTTGGTTTGGCGCTATCAAAAATCTCAACTGGGTACAATTGGTGAATTTTCAAATGTAAGTATATTGGCAGATATACGTGGAGACAAGAAAAATATTTTTTTAGGGGACAATGTCACGATATGTAAATATGCAACCTTAGAAGTTGATCTTTCTAAGAGTGACAAATCTAAAATCATTATTGGAGACAATACTTTAATCAGTTCATTTGCAATTCTTCGCACCTACGGTGGGACAATTCAGATTGGGAACTCATCTTTTGTGAACTCGTTTTCAGTTCTCTATGGACATGGTGATCTGATTATTGGCAATGGTTGTTTAATTGCTCCTCAAGTTACGATTGTTCCTGTTAACTATGGGTTGCAAGATCGTGATATTCCATTTAGACAACAATCTCCCACTTTAAAAGGAATCATTATTGAAGATGATGTCTGGATTGGTGCTGGAGTGACCATTTTAGATGGATGTACAATTGGTAAAGGCTCAGTAATTGGTGCTGGAGCGGTTGTAACTAAAAACGTAGAGCCTTATTCTATTGTTGGTGGTATACCTGCTAAAAAGATTAGGATGCGAGAGTAA